In the genome of Doryrhamphus excisus isolate RoL2022-K1 chromosome 11, RoL_Dexc_1.0, whole genome shotgun sequence, the window TCTCGTCGTTGTTGCGGAAGGCGATGTCACTGCTCACTTGTACTTTATCGAAGAAGTTGAAATCAGCTACGTAGCGGCCGCTGGCGGTGCTGAAGAGCACGGGCTTGAACTCATAGCCCCACAAGATCTCCTGGGGGACATAGGACGTGCGGCTCTGGCACGTGGCTGCCGTGGACTCCATGGTGGCGTTGAGGGTCACCAGCAGCTCAAAGTCACGGCTCTGCAGGTTTTCGGCGCTCAGGCCTGCTAGTGGGCTCCGCTCATCTAGGATGTGGTAAAAGGTGAGTGGCAGAATGAGGAACGGACACTCGCTGCTAGAGCCCATGAAGAAATCTACTGAAGTCTGGTGAACCTGGGTCTTCTCTCCCTCCTCCGTGACGTTGGAGTGCAGGAGCTTCCCTGTGAGCTGACACTGGATGAGCAGGCTCTTCCTCATGTTGGCCACCCTCACCATCAGGCACCACTTGCCCTGGCGGCGACACACTACCGCCGACTGGCTGAACTTGATGGTCTCTGCTCGCTTCTTCGGCCGGGCCAGCTTGGCGAGAAAGGCTCCTGTGACGAAGATCTCTGCCAGGCCCGTGATGACCAGCTGGGCCACCAGGGTGAAGATGGCCAGCGGGCAGTCCTCCTTAATGTAGCGGAATCCGTATCCGATGGTGGTCTGCGACTCCAGTGAGAAGAGGAAGGCGCCGGTGAACGTCTGGACGTTCTCCAAACAAGGTGTGTGATTGGAGCTCAACATGGGCTCAAAGTCACCGTTGCCCATGCTGATGAAGTAGAAGAGCACGCCGAAGATAAACCACGTCATGACGAAGGTGGAGGCGAACAGGGTGAGCTTGTAACGCCATTTCATGTCCACCACTGTGGTCCAGATGTCGTGGAGGTACAGCTTCACCATGCCTTCCACGTTGTCAATGCGAACGTTGTTGTGCCCGTCTTTGGACACAATCCGCCGCCTTACTTCTGCCTTCCTGACCGCCATGACACCGTTGGCTTCTTACACAGGGACCTCTCACCTCTTTCACTTTTGCATCGCCGAAGGACTGACTGTTCAAAGAGCAACAACAAGACCAGGTCAGTCCAAAACAGCCTGAAGCTGGTTTATGCATTACGGCTTACGTTACTACGTTATTGGCATACCTTGATCTAAAGTTAGAACTTATTAACATGATAAGCTACTGTAGTTTGACCTCAGGAAATAAAGTGGTTAGAGTGCAGGCTACACAgttacgagacccgagttcaattccaccctcggccatctctgtgtggtgtttgcatgttctccccgtgcatgcgtgggttttctccgggtactccggtttccttccacattccaaaaacatgctaggttaattgatgactccaaattgtccataggtatgaatgtgagtgtgaatggttgtttgtctatatgtgcgctgtgattggctggcgaccgaagacagctgggataggctccagcacccacgccaccctcgtgaggataagtggtagaaaaataatgaataatgatgaaacaatacaatatacttttaattgtcttatttttatattgttgtatagtacacatacacactacACAGTGTTTTACTGTCTTATCGTCCGTTTTAACATACATTTTAACTAACTAAATATGATTTCTTGGCCTATTTTGAGGCCTAAGGTGTGTAGGTCAAACATGACAAATCAAAGTTGTCTTCTGAAGGTCACTGAAAAGACAATTAGAGCAGAGGATTTAAAGGAGGACACTATTCAAGCTAAAAAGGAGACACAAGAGGTGAAAGGTTGGTGTATAAGTTGAAAGTTAACCTTGCGTAGTAAACCATTGCAATGATGAATGAGTCTACTCACATCCTGTCAGGTGTTTGCTGGTTTGCTCTGGTCTTTCTTGGTCCACCTTTAGAACGCTATCATCTACTCCAGTCCTTTTAGGTCTTCGTTCTCCTCCTGTTGTCTCGCCTTGGTAAGTGAACTTTGGCACATAAGAAGTAGAAGTAGACTCTGCTCCAGAAGTGGGCTGGCTTCTTTGCGTACATCCCCCACCCCTGCCATCACCGCCTCTTGTGTACCTGTCCTCttgtggggttgggggggtggggggtagaaAACACCCTCAAGTCTTGTTTTTGCTTCTTTTACGGCTGTTGTTGCTTGACACACTTGCCCAGATTTATGGATGTACAATTGTTCTCTGAAGGTCACTTGTGTGAAGTTTAGCAATGCTAAAAATCACCATTAGTGGTATAGATTATAAaagatgtgatgataaccacagaacagGAAACGAACCTTAATGCAACATAGGAAAACATCTGGCTTCTCAAAGCAATATTGATATTCAATTGAATATCAATGACTTACACAAATTGATTTGATAGCAAGGCAGTGTTAAGGGAAGCGGAAAATGACACAGTAAGTTTTCGTTGTATTGCACGGTGGTTAACTGCAAGACTAGAGAATCTGAAAATGTTTTAGTTTGGTGACATTTTGACTCGTGAACAAATTATTTGTAAAGTAAATTTGGCTTTGATGAATTTTCAAGCAACAGTAtggaaaacaagacaaaaagtacTTTATGACCTTGAAGCTTTGTTATTAACCGTATTGTTATTACACACATTCCTTTAGgctatgcatgtgtgtgtgtggcacacAGGTTTTAGAGCGACCCATTTCCTTGTTGCTTATCAGATCCACTGGAACAACATGTCCTGTAATGCCTGAATATACATAaggaagaacaaaaaaatacaatacactaTGTGCACAATAATTAGGTAAATAAGTATTTTAATATGTAGCATGCGTGCCTTGGGGATCATTCTACTTCTCCTTAGGCAAAATTGCATCTAATGCCATtactgagaaaaataaatatacgtaGACATGttttgcacagcggtcgagtgattaccgcacaggcctcacagctaggagacctgagttcaatcccaccctcggccatctctgtgtggagtttgcatgttctccccgtgcatgcgtgggttttttacgggtactccggtttcctcccacattccaaaaacatgctaggttaattggtgactccaaattgtccataggtatgaatgtcagtgtgaattgttgtttgtctatatgtgccctgtgattggctggccaccagtccagggtgtaccccgcctctcacccgaggacagctgggataggctccagcacacccgtgaccctcgtaaggataagcggtagaaaatgaaggaatgactGAATTAAAATCCAGCCTGGAACTATGGCAACTGTCAATCAGCTATAAAGGTTGCgggtttgatcattttgttttagGCCAAACTagatgatgttgctgttaaaatatgaGTGTCATATTGACACTGTAGCTCACAGAGATATGCTATCTTGTGTCTTTGtgtcccactccttaatgttacattgttggCATGTGATATACatgacctgatcaaaatcttaagaccagttgaaaaatagctaaaattatttactattatttggATGTTAATGTAGTTTCAAGTAGAGCGACAAtgtgcaaaagcaagaagggggagtgtGACAACAAGCACTTTGAGCAACAGACCATTGCTCAAAATTCCCAAAAACCTCTccaaaccagaaaaaaaaattctcagtaGGACTCAGTAAAGAGTAGCATCTGCTAATCACTTCAAAAACTGGCTTGGGCAAGTTGGACCTTTTATTTAGATAGTTACCAAAATGTCAATGACTGCTTTGAACAGGTGGTTGTGGTCTAAGACTTTAGCACTATATTTAGAATACTAATATACTACTTTCCAAACCCTGTTCACATTTACTAATACATTCATCCCTCTCCACTTTGGGGTTCAAACATCTCGAACTCACCCCACcgtgtttttcaaaaaatcattcataaatgatcactgttttgtggttgactatggcctattattaatcaaaaatattgaaaagtattctggtcactaggcataagtaatgttatattgatgagacattaccttaacatttcatgatcagccatggcatgtccaaatTGACAGTGAAAACAAGTTCTTctcccatttcgtgtggaagtggtaagtttttggctcgTTACTTTGTCTTTCTCCACTCCGTAAGCAACCTTTTCT includes:
- the kcnj15 gene encoding ATP-sensitive inward rectifier potassium channel 15 produces the protein MAVRKAEVRRRIVSKDGHNNVRIDNVEGMVKLYLHDIWTTVVDMKWRYKLTLFASTFVMTWFIFGVLFYFISMGNGDFEPMLSSNHTPCLENVQTFTGAFLFSLESQTTIGYGFRYIKEDCPLAIFTLVAQLVITGLAEIFVTGAFLAKLARPKKRAETIKFSQSAVVCRRQGKWCLMVRVANMRKSLLIQCQLTGKLLHSNVTEEGEKTQVHQTSVDFFMGSSSECPFLILPLTFYHILDERSPLAGLSAENLQSRDFELLVTLNATMESTAATCQSRTSYVPQEILWGYEFKPVLFSTASGRYVADFNFFDKVQVSSDIAFRNNDEKLKLEEDYKKE